A stretch of DNA from Nocardioides sp. Arc9.136:
TTCGACCAGTGCCTGGCCCCCGAGCAGTGGAAGATGAACCGCTGGCTCAAGCACTCGCCGTTCCTGGCGGTCGGCATCTACATCGCCGGCGACTCCCGTGCCTGCCGCTCCCAGCCGAACCTCACCCCGGCCTGGGTCACCAAGCAGCTGGCCAAGGGCTGGCGCCTGCTGCCGATCACGCTCGGCCCGCAGGCGTCCTGCCAGCCGCGGTTCCCGCGCTACGACGACGACGTGAAGATCAGCGCCAAGCCCGGCGACAACGGCCGTTACTTCCAGGCGCGCCAGCAGGGCAGCGCCGAGGCGGACTCCTCGGTGGCCGCGGCCACCGCGCTGGGCATGGCCAAGGGCAGCACGCTCTGGTACGACCTCGAGGGCTACGACAACGCCAACACCCACTGCCGCGAGTCCGCCCTGGCGTTCCTCTCCGCGTGGACCGACCGGCTCCACGAGCTCGGCTGGGTCTCCGGCGTCTACTCCAGCGCCGGCTCGGGCATCAAGGCGCTCGACGACGCCCGGGTGAACCGTCCGGGCGCCTACACGATGCCCGACGCCATCTGGATCGCCCGGTGGGACGGCGTCGCCAACACCTCCACCTCCTACGTCCGCGACGACGGGTGGCGGCCGGGCGGCCGCGTGAAGCAGTACCGCGGCGGCCACGACGAGACCTGGGGCGGGGTCCGGATCAACATCGACAGCAACTTCCTCGAGCTCGGCCGCGGCTCGGTCGCGCCGGCCGAGAAGCACTGCGGCGGTGTGCGGGTCTCCTACCCGACCTACGCCGCGCTGCGTCCGGCCACGGGCAGCCAGAAGGCCTCGGACCCCGGCCAGGTCAAGGCGCTCCAGTGCCTGCTCAAGGAGAAGGGCGGGTACGCCGGCGCCGTCGACGGCAGCCTGAACGCGCGCACGCTCGCGAGCATCCGCTCCTGGCAGACCGGCCACGGGTTCGCCGCCAAGGACCGGTTCACCAAGGCCAACTGGATGTCGCTCCACGCCGCCGGCAGCACGCCGGTCCTCAAGCGCGGCTCGGCCGGCGCCGACGTACGCCGCGTGCAGCGCGCGCTCAACGCGGCCAGCCCCCAGGCCAAGGTGGTCGTGACCGGCGTCTTCGACGCCCGTACCGACGCCGCCGTCCGCGCCTGGCAGAAGAAGGTCGACCTCACCGTCTCCGGCGTCGTCAACCCCGAGTCCTGGGCGGCGCTGCGCTCCGGCGTGCGCTGAGGCTGGTCGGCCGACATTTCACCGGCCGCTGCCTCGGGTCAGCCGCTGGCGGGCGGGCCGACGAGCAGCGCGAGGCCGGTGAGGGCGAGGACCGCGACGACGGCAGCGACCAGGCCGCGAGCCGGGTTGCGCAGCACCCAGGCGACGGGCCGCTCGACGCCGGCCGGGGTCGTCCCGGCCGAGCGCAGCCGCCAGGAGTCGGCGAGCATGCCGTGGCGGGCGGCGTACCGCTCGAACCACAGCGTCAGGAACGGCGGCACCGAGGAGGCCAGGCCCCCGACGAGCCGGCCCACGGACCAGCGCTGGTCGACGGCCACCACGACGGTGGTCACGCAGTAGGCGACGAACACGACGCCGTGCAGCATCCCGAAGACCCGGACGCCGAGCTCGGTGGTCTCGGTGACGTACTTGAGGAACATGCCGGCCAGCAGGCCGGCCCAGGTGACCGCCTCGGCGGTGGCGACGGTGCGGAAGAGGCGGTTCGGCGAGCCGATCACGCGAAGACCTCCGCGGCCAGCGTGGCGAGGGAGAAGAAGCCCAGTCCGTCGGTGCCGGTCCCGCACAGCTCCTCCACGGAGTGCTCGGGGTGGGGCATCAGGCCGACGACGTTGCCGCGCTCGTTGCGGATCCCGGCGATGTCGCGCAGGGAGCCGTTCGGGTTCTCGCCGAGGTAGCGGGCCACGACCTGGCCCTCGCCCTCGAGGCGGTCGAGCGTCTCGGTGTCGGCGACGAAGGAGCCCTCGCCGTTCTTGAGCGCGATGACCACCTCCTGGCCCTCGGTGTACGCCGCGGTCCAGGGCGTGCCGGTGTCCTCGATGCGCAGGCGCTGGTCGAGGCAGAGGAACTTCTGCCGCTGGTTGCGGATCAGCGCACCGGGCAGCAGGTGGGACTCGCACAGCACCTGGAAGCCGTTGCAGATGCCCAGCACCGGCATGCCGCGACCGGCGGCCTCGACCACCTCGGTCATGACCGGGGAGAAGCGGGAGATGGCGCCGCAGCGCAGGTAGTCGCCGTAGGAGAAGCCGCCCGGCAGGATGACCGCGTCGACCCCCTGCAGGTCGTGGTCGCCGTGCCACAGCGCCACGGCCTCGTGACCACCGAGGCGGACGGCGCGCTGGGCGTCGACGTCGTCGAGGGAGCCCGGGAAGGTGACGACGCCGACCTTCATGCGTCCTGCTCCACCCGCACCGCGAAGTTCTCGATGACCGGGTTGGACAGCAGGGTCTCGGCCATCCGGGTCACGTCGGCGAGCACCGCCTCGGTGACGTCCCCCTCGATCTCGAGCTCGAACCGCTTGCCCTGACGGACGTCGGCGACCCCGGCGAAGCCCAGCCGGGGCAGCGCTCCGAGGACCGCCTTGCCCTGCGGGTCGAGGATCTCGGGCTTGGGCATGACGTCGACGACGACTCGAGGCATGTCTCCAGTCTAGGTGCGGCGGGCACAGTGGAGGACATGAGCATCCCCACTGGAACGCCCATGGGCGGCTCGGGCGCCGGGCGGTCCCCGCTCGGGCTGGAGTTCCCGCAGTCCCTGGCCGTCTACGACGACTACGCCGGCGCCCAGAAGGCCGTCGACTTCCTGGCCGACCGGAAGTTCCCGGTCGAGCAGTGCATGATCGTCGGGACCGACCTCAAGCGCCTCGAGCGGATCACCGGGCGCCTCACCACCGGCAAGGTCGCCCTCGGCGGCCTGCTGTCCGGCGCCTGGTTCGGCCTGTTCATCGGCCTGCTCTTCAGCATCTTCACCGAGGAGGGGCTGCTGGCGATCCTGCTCTCGACCGTGCTCTTCGGTGCGCTGTTCGGGCTGATCTGGGCGCTGGCCGGGTACGCCGCGACCCGCGGGCGCCGCGACTTCTCCTCGGTCACCCAGGTGGTCGCCACCCGCTACGAGGTGCTCGTCGAGCACAAGGTGGCCGCCCAGGCCCGCGAGCTGCTGGGCGAGATGCCCGGTGGGCGGCCGAACCCGTTCGCCTGAGCCGCAGGTGGCCGACGCGGTGCGGCGGGGGCGCCGGATTCCCCGGCCCCCGGGGAAACCTGCACTTCTCGGGCGTTGCAACCCCTGAGAGGTGCCGGTTTCCCCTGAGGAGCCGGGCCGGACCAGCATCGTGGCTCAACGGTTGATGACGCTGCGCCCGAACGTCAGTCCGAGCCCGAGCACGACCAGGTAGATCGGGGCGAGCAGGGCCGGCACGCCGGGGACGCCGAGCCCGAGGACCATCGCGGTGGTCTGCAGGACCGGCAGCAGGCTGACGACGCCGATCCAGCGGGAGACGGTCCGCTCACGCAGGCCCATCCAGGCGATCCCGGCGGCCGCGACGACGACGCCGAGCCAGCCGATCCAGGAGCCGAAGTCGTTGAGCATGAAGTACGTCGTCAGGCCGGCCTGGTCGAACGAGCCGCCCTCGGCGCCGTCGGGCAGGTAGAGCCCGAGCGCGCCCTTCCAGCCGTAGCCGTAGGTCAGGCCGGCCGCGGACGAGACCAGTCCCAGCGTGACGAGCGAAGCGGCCGTCGAGGCAGGCACCCGCGGCTCGACGCGTCGCCTCCACTGGGCCGCGAGCAGCAGGAGCATGGCGACGGCTGCGTACCCGAGCACCAGCGAGAGCCGGTAGACCATCGGGTCGAGGGTGTCGAAGAAGCCGTCGGTGAAGCGGACCTCGGTGGGGACGTCGTTGCGCCCGTCGAGGACCAGGGTGGCGACGAAGCCGAGAGTGCCGGCCGCGGTGGCGGCCAGCGGCCAGCGGCCGCGGGTCGAGGTGGTGGCACGGTCGGCGGTGCCAGGGAGAGGGGCGGTGGTGGTCATCGTGTCCTCCGGGACGGTGGGGCCGGTCGCGGTCGACCGGCTGGTGAGGACGACGGTGGCCCTCCCTGTGTCCCGGGCACGAGGGACACCGACCTCCTGATCCGGGGACGCCAGTTCGGGCAGCATGAGCGACGTGACCGTCCCGGACCGCGCGCTCCGCGCCCTCGCCGCCGTCCTGGCGGTGGTCGCGGTCACCTCCTGCGCGCTGGTCCGCCCACTGCAGGCCTGGTGGGACGACGGCGCCCGGGCCGGAGCCGCCGGCGACCTCGCCCTGGGCACGGTCTGGCCGGTCGTCGGCGCGCTCGTCGTGCGGGCCCGCCCGCGCAACCCGGTCGGCTGGCTGCTGCTGGTGCCGGCACTGATCGGCCCCTACCAGGTGCTGGCGGTCTACGCCGGGCACGTCGCGGGCGTCGGGGTGCTCGGCGGGTTCGCCGCCTGGGTGGCGATCTGGGGTTTCGCGCCGTACTTCTTCACCCTCCCGCTGCTTCCCCACGTCTTCCCCGACGGCCGCCCGCCGAGCCCGCGTTGGCGCCCGGTCGTGCTGGGCGTGGCGGTGGTCGCGACGGTCACGACGGTGGCGCGGATGCTGTCCCCGATCGACGCCGACATCGTCCCCGGCCTGATGAACCCGCTCGGGATCGAGCGGGCCACCTGGCTGCGCCACGTCACCCAGACCGGCGCCTCGCTGCTGTTCCTCGTCGGCATCCCGCTGGCGGTCGTCTCTCTCGCCGTTCGGATCCGCCGCGCCCGCGACGTCGAACGCACCCAGCTGCAGTGGCTGTTCCTCGGCGGGCTGCTCCTCGTGGTGGCCGTGCTGATCCCCTTCGGCTCGCTCGACGCGTGGAACGGCGTCGTGGGGCTCTCCGCCCTCCCGGTGGCGATCGGCGTCGCGATGCTGCGCCACCGGCTCTTCGACGTCGAGCTGACGCTCAACCGCACGCTTGTCTTCGGCCTGCTCACCGGCGCCGTCGTCGCGGTGTACGTGCTCCTCGTGTACGGCGTGCAGGCGGTCGCTCCCGACTCGACCTGGAGCGTCGCGCTCGTCGCCCTCTCCGCCCTCGCCGCAGCGGCCGGCCGGGAACGGGTGCAGGAGCTGGTGGACCGCCGGCTCTTCGGGCACCGGCACAACCCGTACGCCGTGGTGTCGCGCGTCGGGCGCCACGTCGCCGCCGCCTCCCAGCCGGTCGACGCGCTGCAGGGGCTGGTCGACGGGCTGCGCGACGCGCTGCGGCTGCCGTCGGTGGCCTTCACCAGCGATGAGGTGTCGGTCGCCTCGGGCACCCCGCTCCACGGCAGCCGCGTCGTCCCGTGCACCGCCCTCGGCGCCCGGGTCGGCGAGCTCCACGTCGGGCTGCGCACCGCGGGCGAGCGCTGGTCCCCCGAGCAGGAGGCCGCGGTCGAGGAGGTCGCGGCCCGCGCCGGCACCCTGGCGTACGCCGCCGGGCTGGTCGCGGACGTGGCCCGCTCCCGGGGCCGGATCGTGGCCGCGCGCGAGGAGGAGCGCCGACGGCTGCGCGCGGACCTGCACGACGGGGTCGCCCCGAACCTCGCCGGCACCGCCCTGCAGCTGGAGTCCCTGGCCAAGCGGCTGGCCCGCGACGACCAGCCGGCGCTCGCCGAGCGCGTGACCCAGCTGGGCGACGGTCTGCGCGGCACCGTCACCGAGCTCCGCGCCCTCGTCCACGGCCTGCGCCCGCCGGTGCTCGACCAGCGCGGCCTGGCCGGGGCGCTGCGCGACCTCGTGGTCGGCCACGAGGACGTGCCGCGCTGCACCGCCGAGGTCGGCGACCTCGGTGCGCCGCACGCCGCGGTCGAGGTGGCGGCGTACGCGATCGCGTCCGAGGCGTTCAGCAACGCGCTGCGGCACGCGGTCGCCGGCACGGTGCGGCTACGGGCCGCGGTCCGCGGCCGGGACCTCGTCGTCGAGGTCGTCGACGACGGCGTCGGGCTCCCGGCCCGTCCGCGAGCCGGGGTCGGCACCGTCAGCATGCGCGAGCGGGCGGCCGAGGTGGGCGGCCGGCTCGAGGTCGTCCCCACGCCCGGCGGCGGCACCACGGTCCGCGCCACCCTGCCCCTGGAGGTCCCGTGAGCACCGACCCGTCCCGTCCGTCCTCCGCCGTGCGGGTGCTGGTCGTCGACGACCACCCCGTCTTCCGGGCCGGGATGGTGACCGTCCTCGACGACCTGCCGGGCATCGAGGTGGTCGCCCAGGCCGCCGACGGCGAGCAGGCGGTCGCGCTGGCCGGCGAGCACGCGCCGGACGTGGTGCTGATGGACCTGCGGATGCCCGGCGTCGGCGGGCTGGAGGCGACCGCGCGGATCCGGGTCGAGCACCCCGACGTCGCGGTGGTCGTGCTGACCATGGACTCCGACGACGACTCGGTCTTCGCGGCGCTGCGGGCCGGGGCCCGGGGCTACCTGCTCAAGGAGGCCGAGGTCGACGACATCGAGCGGGCGGTCGTGGGCGCCGCCCGCGGCGAGGCCGTCTTCGGCTCGGGCATCGCCGGCCGGGTGCTGGCGTACTTCTCCGGCGCGCGGCCGACGGTCTCGGCGTTCCCCCAGCTGACCCCCCGCGAGCACGAGGTCCTCGAGCTGATCGCGCAGGGGCTCGACAACACCACGATCGCGCGCCGGCTGTTCCTGTCCGACAAGACCGTCCGCAACCGGGTCAGCGACGTGCTGGGCAAGCTGCACGCCCGGTCCCGCGCCGAGATGGTGGCGCTGGCGCGGGACGCGGGGCTGGGCGGGCAGCCCGGCTAGCCGCGCCGGGTGTTCTGGACGACCACGATCACCAGCGCGACGCCGAGGCCGGCGAGGATCGGTCCGAAGACGCCCGACCCGGCGACCCACCACAGCGCCCCGGAGACGACGAGGAACGCCGCGAGCAGGTAGAGCAGCACCCTCACCGGGCGGACCTCACGCCAGCTCGCGCTTGAGGATCTTGCCGGTCGCGGTCATCGGCAGGGCGTCGACGACCTCGACGAGGCGGGGGTACTTGTACGCCGCGAGCTGCTCCTTGGACCACGCCACGAGCTCCTCGGGGGTGACCGACGCGCCCTCGTTCAGGATGACGAACGCCTTGATCTCCTCGCCGTGGCTCTCGTGCGGCACACCGATGACCGCGGCGAGCGAGACCGCCTCGTGGGTCATCAGGACCTCCTCGATCTCGCGCGGGTACACGTTGAAGCCGCCGCGGATGATCATGTCCTTGGACCGGTCGACGATGTAGTACCAGCCGTCCTCGTCCTTGCGCGCGAGGTCGCCGGAGCGGAACCACCCGTCGTGGATCGCCTCGTCGGTCGCCTCGGGCCGGCCGTGGTAGCCCTTCATGATGTTGTGGCCCTTGATCGCGATCTCGCCGACCGCGTCGGGGCCCGGCTCGTCGATCTCCTCCCACGACTCGGGCTTGAGCAGCGTCATCTCCACGCCGGGCACCGGCACGCCGATCGAGCCGACGCGCGGCGGCTGGCCGTGCGGGGAGAACGACGCCACCGGTGAGGTCTCCGAGAGGCCGTAGCCCTCGAGGATGGTGACGCCGAAGCGCTTCTCGAAGTCCTTGTGCACCTCGACCGGCAGCGCGGAGCCGCCGGCGGCCGCGACGCGCAGGTTCTCGGCGATGGAGCCGACGTCGACGCCCTCCTCGAGCGCGCCGAGCAGGCCCCAGTACATCGTCGGGACGCCGGCGAAGAAGGTGACCTTCTCCTTGAGCATCAGCCCGAGCGCGGCCTGCGCCTCGAAGCGCGGCAGCATCACGACGGTGCCGCCGTAGGCGAACGCGCCGTTCTGGATGACGGTCTGGCCGAAGGAGTGGAACAGCGGCAGCACGCACAGGTAGGTGTCGGGCTTGCTCGCGTCGGCGCCGAACAGCTGCTCCCCGAGCAGCGCGTTGTCGCGCATGTTGCGGTGCCGCAGCTCCGCGCCCTTGGGCTGGCCGGTCGTGCCGGAGGTGTAGAGGATGACCGCGGTGTCGTCCTCGTCGGTCTCCACCGAGGTGAACTCGCCGGGCTGGCCGCCCATCGCCTGCGCCATCGTCTCGGTGCCCTCGATCGGGCTGGCCGCGGCGAGGTCGGCGGTGATCACGAAGAAGTGCTCGCAGCCCGCGGCCTCGCCGAAGCCGGCGTACCCCTCCTTGGCCATGGGCAGGTCGGGGGTGCCCTCGAAGCAGAAGTAGGCCTTCGCGTCGGAGTCCTCGAGGTGGTAGGCGACCTCGCGCCCCTTGAGCAGCACGTTGAGCGGGACCACGGTCGCGCCGGCCTTGAGGATGCCGTAGTAGACGACCGAGAAGTAGGGCAGGTTGGGGCAGCTCAGCGCGACCTTGTCGCCGGGGCGGATCCCGCGGGAGACCAGCAGGTTGGCCACCATGTTGGCGAACGAGTCGACGGCGGCATAGGTCAGCCGGGTCTCACCGAGGACGACCGCGTCCCGGTCGGGGTACTGCTGGGCGCTGGTCTCGAGCAGGGACGAGAGGTTGTACGACGACACTTGTGGCCTCCATCACGACGGTCCGGACGGGCCCAACCTACTCACTGGTCACGAAGGATCCGAGCCCGGCCGGTGCCGCGCGCCGAGGATGCGCGCGGCGCGGCGCAGGTCGGACCGGACGGCGCCCGGGGAGACCAGCTGCAGCGCCCGCGCGAGCGGGCCCGCGAGCCCTCGCCCGCGCAGCCGCATCGACACCGAGACGACGCAGCCGCTGCCCGGGGCCGGCGCCAGCTCCAGGGTCAGGTCGGCCTCGAAGCCGCGCCAGGTGCCGGTCTCGGACCAGCGCAGCGGCCGCACCAGTTCGGTGGTGCGCATCCGCGGGCGGAGCCCCGGGAGCGTGACGTCGGTCCAGGTCTGGCCGACCCCGACCTCCCCGACCACGTCCTCGACCCGCGCCAGGCTCGACTGCCACTCCGCCCGGTTGGCCGGGTCGGCGAGGTAGTCGATCACCACCTCCGGCGGCACCGGGAAGTGGACCGAGCCGCTCACGGCAGCGCCACCGGAGTCACCAGGTCTCGCCGGTGAGCCGCTCGTAGGCCTCGACGTAGCGGGCACGGGTCCGCTCGACGACCTCGGGCGGGAGCGGCGGCGGCGCCGCGCCGGACGCCTTGTCCCAGCCGGACTCCGGGGAGGTCAGCCAGTTGCGGACCACCTGCTTGTCGTACGACGGCTGGGTGCGGCCCGGCTGCCACTCCGCGAGCGGCCAGAACCGCGAGGAGTCCGGGGTCAGCACCTCGTCGCCGAGCACCGTGGTGCCGTCGGGCCGGTCGCCGAACTCCAGCTTGGTGTCGGCCAGGATGATCCCCTGCTCCCGCGCGACGGCCTCGGCGCGGGCGTAGACCTCCAGCGTCAGGTCCCGCAGCCGGGCGGCGCCGCCGGGGCCGACGACGGCCGCGACCGCCTCGAGGTCGACGTTCTCGTCGTGGTCGCCGAACGCCGCCTTCGTTGCCGGGGTGAAGATCGGCTCGGGCAGCCGCGAGCCGTCCTCGAGACCGTCGGGCAGGGGGTTGCCGCAGACCGCGCCGGTCGCGCGGTAGTCGGCCAGGCCGGAGCCGGTGAGGTAGCCCCGCGCGACGCACTCGACCGGGAACATCGAGAGCTTCTCGCACACCACCGCGCGGCCACGGACCTGCGCGGGCACGTCGGTGGAGAGGACGTGGTGGGGGACGATGTCGGCGAGCCGGTCGAACCACCACAGCGACATCCGGGTGAGGATCTCGCCCTTGTCGGGGATCGTCGCGTCGAGGATGAAGTCGTAGGCCGAGATCCGGTCGCTGGCGACCATGAGCAGCGCGCCGGCGTACGGGCCCTCGGTCAGCTCGTAGAGGTCGCGCACCTTGCCGGAGTGGAGGTGCGTCGCGCCCTCGATGGTCGGGGCTGCGGGGATCTCGACGTCTGCCACGTGCCCAGGCTAGTGCGGTGGCACAGTGGGTCCATGGCAGAGTCCGCCGCCGCCGTCCACGCCCGCGTCCTGGAGCACGCCGCCGACGCGCGGCTGCCGATGCCGCCCTCGGGCGACTGGGACAGCTTCCCCTGGGAGGTGCGCGAGGGCCGGGTCGCACCGCGGGCCCTGCGACCGCCCTCCCCCGACCCGCTGCGCGAGGGCGAGGACCCTGCCCGGCCCTGCTCGTCGTGCGCGGGCTTCGACCCCGCCCGGGTGGTGTGGGAGGACGAGCACTGGGTGCTGACCCACCGCGGCGCGCCGTCGGGGCTGCCGCTGGTGCTCCTGCTGCACGCCCGCGAGCACCTGGACCTCGGCGACCTCGACGACGACCTCGCCTCCGAGCTGGGCCGGATCACCAACCGCCTGGTGCGCATCGTCGGCGCCCTGGAGAACATCGGGCGCGTGCACGTGGACCGTTGGGGCGACGGCGGCTCGCACCTGCACCAGTGGTTCTTCGCGCGCACGGCCGGCCTGACCGGCGTGCTGGGCTCCCACGCCGCGGAGTGGGACGAGATCCTCCCGCCCGGCCCGGAGGACGTCTGGCGCGCCGACCTGCACGCCGTCGCCGTCAAGCTGGCCAACTGGGGCGGCACCGCGCGAGCGTGACCCGCCCCGCCCAGCCGGCCGATCAGCCGGTCGCGCGGGCCGTGCGGCGCCAGGGGGCGG
This window harbors:
- a CDS encoding glycoside hydrolase domain-containing protein; this encodes MRRRTSAVLSAALAGAVLLGAQTARAEEPSAATQRTDQSSGQVAGQVAARKANVVTPGDFTGYGFDQCLAPEQWKMNRWLKHSPFLAVGIYIAGDSRACRSQPNLTPAWVTKQLAKGWRLLPITLGPQASCQPRFPRYDDDVKISAKPGDNGRYFQARQQGSAEADSSVAAATALGMAKGSTLWYDLEGYDNANTHCRESALAFLSAWTDRLHELGWVSGVYSSAGSGIKALDDARVNRPGAYTMPDAIWIARWDGVANTSTSYVRDDGWRPGGRVKQYRGGHDETWGGVRINIDSNFLELGRGSVAPAEKHCGGVRVSYPTYAALRPATGSQKASDPGQVKALQCLLKEKGGYAGAVDGSLNARTLASIRSWQTGHGFAAKDRFTKANWMSLHAAGSTPVLKRGSAGADVRRVQRALNAASPQAKVVVTGVFDARTDAAVRAWQKKVDLTVSGVVNPESWAALRSGVR
- a CDS encoding DUF3817 domain-containing protein gives rise to the protein MIGSPNRLFRTVATAEAVTWAGLLAGMFLKYVTETTELGVRVFGMLHGVVFVAYCVTTVVVAVDQRWSVGRLVGGLASSVPPFLTLWFERYAARHGMLADSWRLRSAGTTPAGVERPVAWVLRNPARGLVAAVVAVLALTGLALLVGPPASG
- the purQ gene encoding phosphoribosylformylglycinamidine synthase subunit PurQ, with translation MKVGVVTFPGSLDDVDAQRAVRLGGHEAVALWHGDHDLQGVDAVILPGGFSYGDYLRCGAISRFSPVMTEVVEAAGRGMPVLGICNGFQVLCESHLLPGALIRNQRQKFLCLDQRLRIEDTGTPWTAAYTEGQEVVIALKNGEGSFVADTETLDRLEGEGQVVARYLGENPNGSLRDIAGIRNERGNVVGLMPHPEHSVEELCGTGTDGLGFFSLATLAAEVFA
- the purS gene encoding phosphoribosylformylglycinamidine synthase subunit PurS translates to MPRVVVDVMPKPEILDPQGKAVLGALPRLGFAGVADVRQGKRFELEIEGDVTEAVLADVTRMAETLLSNPVIENFAVRVEQDA
- a CDS encoding general stress protein → MSIPTGTPMGGSGAGRSPLGLEFPQSLAVYDDYAGAQKAVDFLADRKFPVEQCMIVGTDLKRLERITGRLTTGKVALGGLLSGAWFGLFIGLLFSIFTEEGLLAILLSTVLFGALFGLIWALAGYAATRGRRDFSSVTQVVATRYEVLVEHKVAAQARELLGEMPGGRPNPFA
- a CDS encoding sensor histidine kinase; this encodes MTVPDRALRALAAVLAVVAVTSCALVRPLQAWWDDGARAGAAGDLALGTVWPVVGALVVRARPRNPVGWLLLVPALIGPYQVLAVYAGHVAGVGVLGGFAAWVAIWGFAPYFFTLPLLPHVFPDGRPPSPRWRPVVLGVAVVATVTTVARMLSPIDADIVPGLMNPLGIERATWLRHVTQTGASLLFLVGIPLAVVSLAVRIRRARDVERTQLQWLFLGGLLLVVAVLIPFGSLDAWNGVVGLSALPVAIGVAMLRHRLFDVELTLNRTLVFGLLTGAVVAVYVLLVYGVQAVAPDSTWSVALVALSALAAAAGRERVQELVDRRLFGHRHNPYAVVSRVGRHVAAASQPVDALQGLVDGLRDALRLPSVAFTSDEVSVASGTPLHGSRVVPCTALGARVGELHVGLRTAGERWSPEQEAAVEEVAARAGTLAYAAGLVADVARSRGRIVAAREEERRRLRADLHDGVAPNLAGTALQLESLAKRLARDDQPALAERVTQLGDGLRGTVTELRALVHGLRPPVLDQRGLAGALRDLVVGHEDVPRCTAEVGDLGAPHAAVEVAAYAIASEAFSNALRHAVAGTVRLRAAVRGRDLVVEVVDDGVGLPARPRAGVGTVSMRERAAEVGGRLEVVPTPGGGTTVRATLPLEVP
- a CDS encoding response regulator transcription factor, which codes for MSTDPSRPSSAVRVLVVDDHPVFRAGMVTVLDDLPGIEVVAQAADGEQAVALAGEHAPDVVLMDLRMPGVGGLEATARIRVEHPDVAVVVLTMDSDDDSVFAALRAGARGYLLKEAEVDDIERAVVGAARGEAVFGSGIAGRVLAYFSGARPTVSAFPQLTPREHEVLELIAQGLDNTTIARRLFLSDKTVRNRVSDVLGKLHARSRAEMVALARDAGLGGQPG
- a CDS encoding long-chain fatty acid--CoA ligase is translated as MSSYNLSSLLETSAQQYPDRDAVVLGETRLTYAAVDSFANMVANLLVSRGIRPGDKVALSCPNLPYFSVVYYGILKAGATVVPLNVLLKGREVAYHLEDSDAKAYFCFEGTPDLPMAKEGYAGFGEAAGCEHFFVITADLAAASPIEGTETMAQAMGGQPGEFTSVETDEDDTAVILYTSGTTGQPKGAELRHRNMRDNALLGEQLFGADASKPDTYLCVLPLFHSFGQTVIQNGAFAYGGTVVMLPRFEAQAALGLMLKEKVTFFAGVPTMYWGLLGALEEGVDVGSIAENLRVAAAGGSALPVEVHKDFEKRFGVTILEGYGLSETSPVASFSPHGQPPRVGSIGVPVPGVEMTLLKPESWEEIDEPGPDAVGEIAIKGHNIMKGYHGRPEATDEAIHDGWFRSGDLARKDEDGWYYIVDRSKDMIIRGGFNVYPREIEEVLMTHEAVSLAAVIGVPHESHGEEIKAFVILNEGASVTPEELVAWSKEQLAAYKYPRLVEVVDALPMTATGKILKRELA
- a CDS encoding SRPBCC family protein, translating into MSGSVHFPVPPEVVIDYLADPANRAEWQSSLARVEDVVGEVGVGQTWTDVTLPGLRPRMRTTELVRPLRWSETGTWRGFEADLTLELAPAPGSGCVVSVSMRLRGRGLAGPLARALQLVSPGAVRSDLRRAARILGARHRPGSDPS
- a CDS encoding phosphoribosylaminoimidazolesuccinocarboxamide synthase; amino-acid sequence: MADVEIPAAPTIEGATHLHSGKVRDLYELTEGPYAGALLMVASDRISAYDFILDATIPDKGEILTRMSLWWFDRLADIVPHHVLSTDVPAQVRGRAVVCEKLSMFPVECVARGYLTGSGLADYRATGAVCGNPLPDGLEDGSRLPEPIFTPATKAAFGDHDENVDLEAVAAVVGPGGAARLRDLTLEVYARAEAVAREQGIILADTKLEFGDRPDGTTVLGDEVLTPDSSRFWPLAEWQPGRTQPSYDKQVVRNWLTSPESGWDKASGAAPPPLPPEVVERTRARYVEAYERLTGETW